ACGCTGGTGGTCGGTTCCGTGGTCATGCTGCTGCGGAACCTCGATCCGAAAATCAGACTGTGCAACGGAACAAGGTTAGTGGTTACGGAACTGAGGCGCAACAACTTCAAAGCGAGGTTGTTGGCGGACGCGGGGGAAGGGCAGGACGACATCGTCATCCCCAGGATACCGCTGTCGTCCAGCGGAGACGACGACCTGCCCTTCACCATGCGTCGGGTTCAGTTCCCTGTGAGACTTTCTTTTGCGATGACGATCAACAAGTCTCAGGGTCAAACTTTCGACAGAGTTGGTTTGTTTCTGCCGTCCCCGGTGTTTACGCACGGACAACTGTACGTTGCGTTCTCACGAGTGCGGGACTCGGAATCAATAAAAGTTGGTATGTACGGTGGCGACGACGGTCGATTTATCACAAGGAATATagtgtattcagacgtgttgtGATCGGCCGTTTTTGTCAGTCTAAATCACTTATgccgataatttttaattatttgctaTAAGTTTAGCCGTCGCTATATGCGACAGCGGGTACCTGTGTGGTCCGCCCTGTGTGGTCCGATCTGTGTGGTCCGACCTTTGTGGTCCTTGTGGAGAGAAAGTTTGACAACCTCCCCGTGGTTCTCTCTGGATGCTTATTCACTGCAAAGTGAATTAGTAACTAATGTCAaacgttttgaaattaaattaattaactggtTTTCAGTATACTTATAGAATTAACATTTTCAGGCTGTTGAAAAATGGTGAACAACTGTGTTTGGTGTGGAAACATTGATGCCGCCATGGAGTTTCTATACACAAGTAAGTATGAACCATTTACGTCCCAATGAACATGACCGTT
This Acyrthosiphon pisum isolate AL4f unplaced genomic scaffold, pea_aphid_22Mar2018_4r6ur Scaffold_8254;HRSCAF=8840, whole genome shotgun sequence DNA region includes the following protein-coding sequences:
- the LOC103311589 gene encoding ATP-dependent DNA helicase PIF1-like, which produces MLLRNLDPKIRLCNGTRLVVTELRRNNFKARLLADAGEGQDDIVIPRIPLSSSGDDDLPFTMRRVQFPVRLSFAMTINKSQGQTFDRVGLFLPSPVFTHGQLYVAFSRVRDSESIKVGMYGGDDGRFITRNIVYSDVL